A region from the Acyrthosiphon pisum isolate AL4f chromosome A1, pea_aphid_22Mar2018_4r6ur, whole genome shotgun sequence genome encodes:
- the LOC100162328 gene encoding SH3 domain-binding protein 5 homolog: protein MDSSSGQCNQETDTSLYNEEDSLDPRIQLELEKLNSSTDNINKLEIELDEANTTFRMLMAEASRRLKVRARKLGSCIDKARPFYDALNMSKHSQQQCQIAAVKYQRANEIHQAAKETVALAEARFLSKQHEWKFDSAWQEMLNNAIQKVTEAENQKTESGREHQRKAALYQAAEQKVQMLEQKFKRSIIKSRPYFEEKYLCEGQLAAQKDTIIQIRYAVQRAKQEYSACLHRLEQISEEIHVQRQNNKLMECSLQGPREPGVGAEVSPMVNSWQELDNKKDANGMEDINLDWNLDKCDSRSLGSLSMDTSSILSDADDLDFDDDTQVTMELEQLRQKVRDLATKPLMMESKRTEEVEGVEDRKGWESELNATVDKLDRMMLKQECEKSQQQSPV from the exons ATGGACTCTTCTAGTGGACAGTGTAATCAGGAGACTGACACTTCACTGTACAACGAAGAGGATAGTTTAGATCCTAGAATTCAA ctggaacttgaaaaattgaattcatCCACAGACAATATAAACAAACTTGAAATTGAATTAGAT GAAGCAAATACAACATTTAGAATGTTGATGGCTGAAGCTTCTAGGAGATTGAAAGTACGAGCCCGCAAACTAGGTTCATGCATTGATAAAGCTCGACCATTTTATGATGCACTTAATATGTCAAAACATTCTCAGCAACAATGTCAAATTGCAGCTGTAAAATACCAACGAGCTAATG aaattcATCAAGCTGCTAAAGAGACTGTGGCATTAGCTGAGGCACGGTTTCTTAGTAAACAACATGAATGGAAATTTGATAGTGCGTGGCAAGAAATGTTAAATAATGCTATTcaaaag gtaacaGAAGCAGAAAATCAAAAGACTGAAAGTGGACGTGAGCATCAAAGAAAAGCTGCTCTCTACCAAGCTGCTGAACaaaag gttCAAATGTTGGAGCAAAAGTTTAAACGTAGCATTATTAAGTCTCGTccatattttgaagaaaaatatttatgtgaagGTCAATTAGCAGCACAAAAGGATACTATTATTCAAATCCGATATGCTGTGCAACGAGCTAAACAAGAATATTCTGCGTGTTTGCACAGACTTGAACAGATCTCTGAAGAAATTCATGTTCAACGACAAAACAACAAACTTAtg GAATGTTCGTTGCAAGGTCCACGAGAACCTGGTGTTGGTGCTGAAGTTTCTCCTATGGTCAACAGCTGGCAAGAGCTAGATAACAAAAAGGATGCCAATGGCATGGAAGATATAAATTTAGATTGGAATTTGGATAAATGTGATTCAAGAAGCCTAGGTAGTCTATCAATGGATACTAGTTCTATTTTGAGTGATGCAGATGACTTGGATTTTGATGATGATACCCAAGTGAcgatg GAACTGGAACAACTACGTCAAAAAGTACGTGATCTTGCTACTAAACCATTGATGATGGAAAGTAAAAGAACTGAAGAGGTTGAAGGCGTGGAAGATCGCAAAGGTTGGGAAAGTGAGTTAAATGCTACTGTTGACAAATTGGATAGAATGATGTTGAAACAGGAATGTGAAAAATCCCAACAGCAATCACCCGTTTAG